A genomic region of Bactrocera dorsalis isolate Fly_Bdor chromosome 3, ASM2337382v1, whole genome shotgun sequence contains the following coding sequences:
- the LOC105228044 gene encoding maltase A1, translating to MKFTKLSRYFVAFVVFSVLCAQSGCLACTLSNRAGAQAEQKDWWQTAQFYQIYPRSFQDSDGDGIGDLKGITSRLQYLKDIGVTAAWLSPIFKSPMVDFGYDIADFYEIQAEYGTMDDFRELISKANALGLKIILDFVPNHSSNESEWFKKSLKRERGYEDYYVWHDGKLDEDGKRIPPSNWLQAFRGSAWEWREERQQYYLHQFAVQQADLNYRNPAVVEQMKRIIRFWLDQGVAGFRVDAVPVLFEVEPDENGQYPDEPVSGNTDDKDDRAYLKNDLIENRPETIDMVYQWRQVMDDYQRIHGGDTRVLLIETYAPAAYTMQMYGNRTVEGAHLPFNFNLITVLKQGVSASYVQLAVDEWLKNMPARRTANWVIGNHDQRRAASRYGVQRTDAMNMLVMTLPGASVTYQGEELGMIDGEISWEDTVDPAACNSNKDIYENFTRDPSRTPFQWTAGTNAGFSNASKTWLPLAPDYQTLNVDVENSSANSHLKIYKSLIELRKSSKTLQDGSYKYKALENNFFALKRYLTGEDTLVYIANFGNDTSTVDLQQDFDVLLPAAMTLTISSLDSTKTSGSEINTKSLSLAAGEALILSGPAN from the exons ATGAAATTCACAAAACTTTCTCGGTATTTCGTGGCGTTCGTAGTTTTTTCGGTGCTTTGCGCGCAAAGCGGTTGCCTGGCTTGCACGCTCTCGAACCGTGCTGGAGCACAGGCGGAGCAGAAGGACTGGTGGCAAACTGCACAGTTCTATCAGATTTATCCACGCTCCTTTCAGGATTCGGACGGTGATGGTATTGGTGACTTGAAGGGCATTACGTCGCGTCTACAGTACCTCAAGGATATTGGCGTAACCGCGGCTTGGCTGTCGCCAATTTTCAAATCTCCCATGGTGGACTTTGGTTATGACATTGCGGACTTCTACGAAATTCAGGCAGAATATGGCACGATGGATGATTTTCGCGAGTTGATTTCAAAGGCGAACGCTTTGGGTCTGAAAATCATTTTGGATTTTGTGCCTAATCATTCTAGTAACGAAAGCGAGTGGTTCAAGAAATCACTTAAGCGTGAGCGCGGCTACGAGGACTACTATGTATGGCACGATGGCAAGCTGGATGAGGATGGCAAACGCATACCGCCGAGCAACTGG ttGCAAGCGTTCCGCGGTTCTGCGTGGGAATGGCGCGAGGAACGTCAGCAATACTATCTGCATCAATTCGCCGTACAACAGGCCGATCTAAACTATCGCAATCCTGCCGTGGTGGAACAAATGAAACGCATAATTCGCTTCTGGCTCGACCAGGGCGTAGCTGGTTTCCGCGTGGATGCAGTGCCGGTTCTCTTCGAAGTGGAGCCCGACGAGAATGGCCAATATCCCGACGAGCCGGTGAGTGGCAACACCGATGATAAGGATGATCGCGCTTACCTCAAAAATGATCTGATTGAAAATCGTCCGGAGACCATCGATATGGTTTACCAGTGGCGCCAAGTGATGGATGACTATCAGCGCATACATGGCGGCGACACGCGTGTGCTGCTGATCGAAACGTACGCGCCGGCCGCATACACGATGCAAATGTATGGCAACCGGACGGTGGAGGGCGCACACTTACCGTTCAACTTCAATTTGATTACCGTGCTGAAGCAGGGTGTGAGCGCGTCTTATGTGCAGCTGGCGGTCGATGAGTGGCTGAAGAATATGCCGGCCAGACGTACAGCGAATTGGGTG ATTGGTAATCACGATCAACGTCGCGCGGCTAGCCGCTACGGCGTGCAACGCACGGATGCCATGAATATGCTGGTCATGACTTTGCCCGGCGCAAGTGTCACCTATCAG ggTGAGGAGTTGGGCATGATTGATGGTGAGATCTCATGGGAGGATACCGTTGACCCCGCTGCTTGTAACTCAAACAAAGACATATATGAAAACTTTACGCGTGATCCGTCACGTACGCCATTCCAATGGACCGCAGGCACTAACGCCG gtttCTCCAATGCTTCAAAGACTTGGCTACCACTTGCACCAGACTATCAAACTCTCAATGTTGACGTGGAGAACTCAAGCGCCAATTCCCATTTGAAAATCTACAAGTCACTGATCGAATTGCGCAAAAGCTCGAAAACTCTACAGGATGGCTCATACAAATATAAGGCACTCGAAAACAACTTTTTCGCTTTGAAACG CTACTTGACAGGTGAGGACACCCTCGTATACATCGCCAATTTCGGCAATGACACAAGCACTGTGGATCTGCAGCAGGACTTCGATGTCTTGCTACCCGCTGCTATGACCTTGACGATAAGCAGCTTGGACTCAACGAAAACCAGCGG CTCCGAGATTAACACCAAGAGCCTGTCGCTGGCAGCCGGTGAGGCCTTGATTTTGAGTGGTCCCGCTAATTGA